From the genome of Adlercreutzia equolifaciens DSM 19450:
CGTTCTGCACCACGGCCTGGTTGTCGGCCCCGGCATTCACGTCGGCGGCCACGCAAAGCACCTGGATGCCGTATTCGGCCTCCAGCTTCTCCTTGGCCGTCTCCAGCTTCTTCACGTTGCGGCCGGTGATGACCAGGTTCGCGCCCTCCTTGGCGTAGGCGGTGGCGATGCCGTAGCCGATGGAACCGGCGGATCCGTCCTTGAGCGCCGCGAACCCAGCGCCGGTGATGATGGCGGTCTTACCTTCGAGAAAACCCATGGAGCCTCCCTTTTCGTCCTGCGCGGGGCTCCCTCGCTGCTGCACAAAGAGCCTATCGCGCGCTTACCTAAGCTTCACCCTATCAGATTTCCTCGCGACTATGTTTCCAGAATGTTGCGCGGCCCCGTTACGTCCCCGAAAGGCAAAAGGCGCCGAGCCCTGCGGCCCGGCGCCTTCCCTAGCGCGATTGGCTTTAACGCTCGCGAAAACTACTCGTCGAGCGCCTCGGCGATCTCGTCGGTGATGTCCATGGTGTGGTACACCGCCTGCAGATCCTCCAGCTCCTCCAGCTTGTCGATGAGGCGCATGACCTTCTTGGCGTCGGCCACCGACACCGCCGACGGCGTGTTGGCGATCATGGTCATCTCGGCGCCCTTCACCTGGATGCCCTGGGCCTCGAGCTCCTTCACCACGGCCATGAGATCGCCCGGCGCGGTGTAGACGATCCACTCCTCGTCGGCGTCCTCGTAGTCGTCGCCGCCGGCCTCGGCCACGGCGAGCATGAACTCCTCCTCGTCGGCAGCGGCGCCGTTCGGGCCGATGGGGTTCTTCTTGTCGCCGGTCTCGACCTCCTTGGACACCATGATCTGGCCCTTGCGATCGAACTGGAAGGCCACCGAGCCGGAGGTGCCCAGGTTGCCACCGGAATGGGAGAAGGCGGCGCGCACGTCGGCGGCGGTGCGGTTGCGGTTGTCGGTCAGCGCCTCGCAGAGCACCGCCACGCCCGCCGGGCCGTAGCCCTCGTAGACGACGGTCTCGTAGTTGGCGGCGTCCTTGCCGGAACCGAAGGCCTTGTCGATGGCGGTCTTGATCTTGTCCTTGGGCATGGAGTAGCCCTTGGCCTTCTCGATGGCGGCGGCCAGCGACGCGTTGTTGTCGGGGTTCGGGTCGCCACCCTCCTTGGCGGCCACGGTGATGTTGCGAGCCAGCTTGGAGAACAGAGCCGAGCGCTTAGCGTCCTGCGCGGCCTTGCGATGTTTGGTGGTTGCCCACTTAGAATGCCCTGACATGAATACGTCCCTTCGAAACACGAATACAACAGCGGCTTATGGTACCACAAGGGATAAACGCGGGAAATACCCGCCCATTTCCCCTGCACGTTTTTTCTACGGGGGACAAAAGCGAGCGGGCAGCGGGGCGTCCCACGCGCAGGTTGCGCCGCTACTCTTCGCTCACCTTCGACACGAGCTCCTCACGGGAGTTCACGCCGAGCTTCTTGTAGATGCTCTTCACGTGGGTGCGCACGGTGCTCTCCGATATCACGAGCGCATCAGCCACAAAGGCGATGCCGTGACCGCGGCCCAGATACCCCAGGATCTCGCCCTCGCGCGGGGTGAGGCCGCAGGCGCGGGCCAGCTCCTCGCAGCGGGCGGCCACATCGCGCACGGGCGCGGCCTTGGCAGCATCGGCGCCCTCTTCAAGAACGATATCGCCCCTATCGCGCTTCCATGGGGCCAGGAGGGCCGAGGCAAGCAGGTACACGAAGTACAAGGTGCTCACCACAAGCAGCGCCGGGCCGCCGCCCTCAATCTGGAACAGAACCGTCTGGGCCGCTATCACACCGAGCAAGGAGCAGCCCGAAAACCCGGCCACCGTCGTACCGAAGATGAGGCCCGGAGAGAACTCCGAGGCGTGAGCGGCCGCCACGAGACCCGCCAGCGCCAAAATGGCCACGGCGCCGTAGAACACGTAACTCATCCAGGCGGCGAACCACAGGGGGCCGGTCGATGCGGGAAAACAGTTCAGGAAGATGAGCAGCAGCGCGAACAGGGGCACGAGCACTCGGTAGATAAGCGGCATGAGCGGCACGCGCGTGCGCATGAGACAGATGGGAAGCACCACCACGGCGCCCAGCACGCAGCCGAGCACCTCCATATGCACCACGTCGAACAGGACGAACTTGCGCGCCCCCATCATGAAGGCGAACACCATAAGGCCCACAAACGGCATGGCCACCACCTGCGCCATCTGCCTCAGCTGGGCCATGGCACCGAGCGTCGGCGCCGACCTCGATTCCGCCTCCCCTGCTTCCCTGACCGCAATCAAACGCCCGCGCCATGCCAACCAGCAGGGCACCAAACACGAAAGCGGAACGAGCACCGCGAACACGATAAGCCCCACGGCGAAGGTGACCGATGAGAGCAGCAGCTCCACCAGCGCCGCCACGCCCACCATAACCGCCAGCCACAAAAGCGCCTGGCGCAAGTTGAACTGCGCAAGATAGGCCCCCCAAGCAACTGAGAGCACCACCGTAGAGACGGCAAGCAGAAGCCCCGCCGTTACGCCAAAAATCGGCTGGGCAAAGCTCTCGAGCCCTGCAGCCAAAGCGAACAGCGCATAGCCCGCAACGTAAGCCACCGATGCGGCCAGCACGACACCCCCACGCAGGATCACGGCCAAGCGCCCACGCGCCGAGACGATAGCCACCGCGACGCCAAGCACCACGGAAGCGCCCAGAAGCGTATTGGCAAAGGCCGGCATATAGGCCGCTCGTTGCAAAAGTTCCGTTTCGAACAGCAGCTGGTTCGGAGAATAGATGGGCAATGTGGCCAGAAAGGCCGCGAACATGAGCGCCTCTGGTTTGAAATACTTGGAAATCTGCAACGCGGGACCCTCCCTGCCTCGACGCGCTTTGCGTGGGGTAAGTATATCCGATTCGCGCGCGCTTCGAGCACCGTAACCGAACCGTTATTTTCGAAGAGTTTATCTTGACCTGGGGTTTATCTGCGTCTACCCCATTTCCGCGAGGGAAAAAGCCCTCGAAATCCCCCAGCCCGACGATTACTCGCGCGCCCCTTTGGCACTTAGGATGGCACTGCGCGCCGGCCCCAAGGAGGCCGAGGCCGCCACCAAGGAGGGGCGAGCCGCAGCGCGCGTATTTGTTCCCCGAGACATGGGAGGATTAGGGATTATGAGCAAGGCAACGAATCAGGGCATGTCCCGCCGCTCGTTCATCGGTATGGGCGCCGTGGCCGCCATGGCCGCCGGCGCTGCCGGGCTGGCCGGCTGCGCGCCGTCCGGCAGCAGCGCGGGCGGCAGCGAGAGCGCAGGCGACGCCAACACCCAGGCGACCGCCCAGGGCGCCGGCGCGTCCGACGTGCACATCCACAACGTCACCGACACCAGCTGGATGACGCCGCCGGCCGAGGTCACCGACTTCGCCAAGGAGCTGACCTGCGAAGCCGTCGTCTGCGGCCACGGCTTCGCCGGCATCACCGCCTGCCGCGAGCTGGCCGAGCAGGGCAAGAAGGTCATCCTCATCGAGAAGCAGCCCGAGGACACCTACGCCGCCGTGGGCAACGAGTTCGCCGCCCTGAACGCCAAGATCCTGCAGGAGCGCGGCGTGCCGCACATCGATCCAGTAGAGTTCTACCAAAACTTCATGAAGATTACCTCCAACATGCCGAACCCCACGCTCGTCATGAAGTTTGCCCAGAATTCTGAAGAGAACTCCAACTGGTATCTCGACCGTTTGACCGAGGAAGATTTCGCCACCATGACCACGGCCTTCTTCCCGCCCACCGAGCATCAGCTAACCGAGCTTTCCGGCATCAAGTTCTGGCCGAGCGTCTGCTCCTTCTACGGCGAGTGCAACCAGACGAAGATCCAGATGTACAACCAGGCCGCGGCCGAGGAGGCGGGCGCCGAGTTCTACTTCGGCACCACCGCCGAGTACATCATCATGGAGAACGGCGCCGTGGCCGGGCTTGTGGCCTCCGACGCCGACGGCTACGTGAAGATCACCTGCAAGGCCGTGGTCTGCGCCTGCGGCGGCATGGGCGGCAACCCGGACATGATGGCCTACTTCATGCCCGATATGGCCCAGGCGCTCGTCGAGGGCGAGTCGCTGAACTCCATGTCGGCCAACGACGGCCGCGGCGTGCAGATGGCCTACTGGGCCGGCGCGCACCTGGAGACGACCCCCATCCCCGGCATGAACATGAAGGGCCTCTCCGTCCCCGGCAAGATGAACTGCCTGCCCCAAGCCGTGTGGATCGACGAGAACGGCAAGCGCTTCTGCAACGAGTTCTACCCCACCAGCGAGCAGCGCGGGTATCAGACCACGTTCATGAGCCGCAAGACGAAGTACGCCGTGTGCGACAACAACTTCACCGAGTACCGCCAGTACACCCTGCCCCAGCACGCCGGCTTCAACGCCACCGAGGAGAACATCGCCGCCCTGCGCGAGTCGCTGGACAAGGCCTACGCGAAGTTCAAGGGCACCTACGAGGAGCCCGAGCAGACCGAGGGCGAGGGCGGCCCGGGTGGCCACGGCCCCATGACCGAGGTGGAGTTCATCGCCGACGACACCCTCGAGGGCCTGGCGGGCCAGCTGGGACTCACCGGCGACGCCGCTGCCGAGTTCGTCGCCCAGATCGAGCGCTACAACGGCTACTGCGAGGCCGGCGCCGACGCCGAGTTCGGCCGCGCCGCCGAAGTGCTCTTCCCGGTGAAGGACGGTCCCTTCTACGCCTGCACCTTCGACCCGGTTCTCGGCGAGACCATGGTGACCATGGGCGGTATCATCACCGACGGTGACATGAACGCGCTCGATGCCAACTACGAGCCGATTCCTGGCCTGTACATGGCCGGCAACGACTGCGGGCGCCGCTTCGGCACCGAGTACATCACCCCTATCCCGGGCGTGTCGCTCGCCTTCGCGCTGGTGCTCGGCCGCGAGTGCGGCAAGTCCGTGGCGAAGTTCCTCGGCTAGTCGTCCCTACATCCTTCCCGCTGCGGGCCTGATCCCTCCCGGCTCCGCAGATCATCAACAAAGCTCCCGGCCCTCCCCTCCCTGGCCGGGGGCTTTTCTCTTACTCTTCGCGCAACCAGAGACCGGTCTTGCCGCCGTCCTTCTTCAGCAGGCGCACGTCGGCGATCTCCATGCCGCGATCCACCGCCTTGCACATGTCGTACACGGTGAGGCACGCCACACTTGCCGCCGTCAGCGCCTCCATCTCGATGCCGGTCTTACCGGTAACCCCGCAGGTGGTGATCACGTGGATGCCCACGCGGCCGTCGGCGCGCTCGCCCTCGCGCACCGGCTCGCACTCCACCTTCGCCTTAGTGATGTTCAGCGGATGGCACATGGGAATAAGATCGCTCGTCTTCTTCGCGGCCATGACGCCGGCCACCCGTGCGCAGGCGAGCACGTCGCCCTTGGCTGCCTTGCCCTCCACGATGAGCGCCAGCGTCTCCGGCTTCATGGAGATGAAGCCCTCGGCCACGGCCACGCGCTCGGTGTCGGCCTTCTGCGACACGTCCACCATCCGCACGTCGCCGTTCTCATCGATATGGGTCAGCTGTTCGGTCATAGGGTGCTCCTTGCTCTTTCTTCGGTTGGGAGGGCAGACCAAGGTCTGCCCCTACGGTTTCAACGCGACGCCCTTGGGGCTGCGATCTCTTTAGCCGCCGATCTGGCTCATCTTGCGGTCGGTGCCCACTTTGTCATGGTGGTCGTCGGGCTTGGCGCCGAGAGCCGTCAGCAGCACGTCGCGCACTGCGGCGTCATCGCCCTCGCGCAGGGCCGTGCGCACATCGTACTCGGTATCCGAGAACAAACACGGGCGCACCTTGCCGTCGGCGGTCACGCGCAGGCGGTTGCACTCGCTGCAGAAGTGGCGCGACAAGGGGCTGATGAAGCCCACGGTGCCCAGCGCGTCGGGGAACTCGAAGTAGCGGGCCGGCCCCCAGCCCAGAGGCTTCGTCGCCCCGGCCGGGCGAAGCGCGGGCAGCCCCGCAGCGGCGGCCCGCTCGTTGATGATGTCGAACAGCTCCTCGGAGGGGATGACATCGTCCTTGCCCCAGCCCGTGCCGGCATCGACGCTTGTATCCCCCACGGG
Proteins encoded in this window:
- a CDS encoding helix-turn-helix transcriptional regulator, giving the protein MQISKYFKPEALMFAAFLATLPIYSPNQLLFETELLQRAAYMPAFANTLLGASVVLGVAVAIVSARGRLAVILRGGVVLAASVAYVAGYALFALAAGLESFAQPIFGVTAGLLLAVSTVVLSVAWGAYLAQFNLRQALLWLAVMVGVAALVELLLSSVTFAVGLIVFAVLVPLSCLVPCWLAWRGRLIAVREAGEAESRSAPTLGAMAQLRQMAQVVAMPFVGLMVFAFMMGARKFVLFDVVHMEVLGCVLGAVVVLPICLMRTRVPLMPLIYRVLVPLFALLLIFLNCFPASTGPLWFAAWMSYVFYGAVAILALAGLVAAAHASEFSPGLIFGTTVAGFSGCSLLGVIAAQTVLFQIEGGGPALLVVSTLYFVYLLASALLAPWKRDRGDIVLEEGADAAKAAPVRDVAARCEELARACGLTPREGEILGYLGRGHGIAFVADALVISESTVRTHVKSIYKKLGVNSREELVSKVSEE
- the moaC gene encoding cyclic pyranopterin monophosphate synthase MoaC; this translates as MTEQLTHIDENGDVRMVDVSQKADTERVAVAEGFISMKPETLALIVEGKAAKGDVLACARVAGVMAAKKTSDLIPMCHPLNITKAKVECEPVREGERADGRVGIHVITTCGVTGKTGIEMEALTAASVACLTVYDMCKAVDRGMEIADVRLLKKDGGKTGLWLREE
- a CDS encoding YebC/PmpR family DNA-binding transcriptional regulator translates to MSGHSKWATTKHRKAAQDAKRSALFSKLARNITVAAKEGGDPNPDNNASLAAAIEKAKGYSMPKDKIKTAIDKAFGSGKDAANYETVVYEGYGPAGVAVLCEALTDNRNRTAADVRAAFSHSGGNLGTSGSVAFQFDRKGQIMVSKEVETGDKKNPIGPNGAAADEEEFMLAVAEAGGDDYEDADEEWIVYTAPGDLMAVVKELEAQGIQVKGAEMTMIANTPSAVSVADAKKVMRLIDKLEELEDLQAVYHTMDITDEIAEALDE
- a CDS encoding FAD-dependent oxidoreductase, with amino-acid sequence MSKATNQGMSRRSFIGMGAVAAMAAGAAGLAGCAPSGSSAGGSESAGDANTQATAQGAGASDVHIHNVTDTSWMTPPAEVTDFAKELTCEAVVCGHGFAGITACRELAEQGKKVILIEKQPEDTYAAVGNEFAALNAKILQERGVPHIDPVEFYQNFMKITSNMPNPTLVMKFAQNSEENSNWYLDRLTEEDFATMTTAFFPPTEHQLTELSGIKFWPSVCSFYGECNQTKIQMYNQAAAEEAGAEFYFGTTAEYIIMENGAVAGLVASDADGYVKITCKAVVCACGGMGGNPDMMAYFMPDMAQALVEGESLNSMSANDGRGVQMAYWAGAHLETTPIPGMNMKGLSVPGKMNCLPQAVWIDENGKRFCNEFYPTSEQRGYQTTFMSRKTKYAVCDNNFTEYRQYTLPQHAGFNATEENIAALRESLDKAYAKFKGTYEEPEQTEGEGGPGGHGPMTEVEFIADDTLEGLAGQLGLTGDAAAEFVAQIERYNGYCEAGADAEFGRAAEVLFPVKDGPFYACTFDPVLGETMVTMGGIITDGDMNALDANYEPIPGLYMAGNDCGRRFGTEYITPIPGVSLAFALVLGRECGKSVAKFLG